From the genome of Globicephala melas chromosome 16, mGloMel1.2, whole genome shotgun sequence, one region includes:
- the DDIT4 gene encoding DNA damage-inducible transcript 4 protein, which yields MPSLWDRFSSSSSSSSSSRTPTPDQPPRSAWGSAAREEALGRCASLESSDCESLDSSNSGFGPEEDSSYLDGVSLPDFELLSDPEDEHLCANLMQLLQESLAQARLGSRRPARLLMPSQLVSQVGKELLRLAYSEPCGLRGALLDVCVEQGKSCHSVGQLALDPSLVPTFQLTLVLRLDSRLWPKIQGLFSSANSPFVPGFSQSLTLSTGFRVIKKKLYSSEQLLIEEC from the exons ATGCCTAGCCTTTGGGATCGCTTCTCGTCGTCCTcttcgtcctcgtcctcgtcccgAACTCCCACCCCAGATCAGCCGCCACGCTCAGCCTGGGGGTCGGCGGCCCGAGAAGAGGCACTCGGCCGCTGCGCGAGCCTGGAGAGCTCGGACTGCGAGTCCCTGGACAGCAGCAACAGTGGCTTTGGGCCGGAGGAAG ACTCTTCTTACCTGGATGGGGTGTCCCTGCCCGACTTCGAGCTGCTCAGCGATCCCGAGGATGAGCACCTGTGTGCCAACCTGATGCAGCTGCTGCAGGAGAGCCTGGCCCAGGCACGGCTGGGCTCGCGGCGCCCTGCACGCCTGCTGATGCCCAGCCAGCTGGTGAGCCAGGTGGGCAAAGAACTACTGCGCCTGGCCTACAGCGAGCCGTGCGGGCTGCGGGGGGCGCTGCTAGACGTCTGCGTAGAGCAGGGCAAGAGCTGCCACAGCGTGGGTCAACTGGCTCTCGACCCCAGCCTTGTGCCCACCTTCCAGCTGACCCTCGTGCTGCGCCTGGACTCACGCCTCTGGCCCAAGATCCAGGGGTTGTTTAGCTCCGCCAACTCTCCCTTCGTCCCCGGCTTCAGCCAGTCCCTGACGCTGAGCACAGGCTTCCGAGTAATCAAAAAGAAGCTGTACAGCTCAGAGCAGCTGCTCATTGAGGAGTGTTGA